A region from the Prevotella melaninogenica genome encodes:
- a CDS encoding leucine-rich repeat domain-containing protein → MRKTKLLFMVLLLTAIPNFLWAYTKDQIVSFDNEQTHYQVIQPDGNGVQPTLRFLSTKKAGPLVIPEKIGDNKGVTFTVVAVGSQGGYTSKDVTSVTLPNTIKDLGINCFSGATNLESINIPASVETINPLAFGDLRTVPVFEVADGNQHFTSDNNGVLYSRDKKTLWNVPTAIATKVNSDTYNVDQNVTKINRGAFPAHAELKKIVLPAGLQEVEQVYPPIATTNTLTEFEISSNNPTFKVDGGVLFNKTKKELVCYPRAKTTVDYKVPNEITSIGQYGIMNTDNIISLDLNKVEKTTSNSVYGARNLQTITIPAGLKKDGLKEGAFVACDKINEYKVANDNPDFIAVDGVVYSKIKDKLFFYPPSKTGASYAIPETVKEIAAQSFQAASNLTSITIPKTVEKVGKAAFRNMSNIETVTFEKPSSTTTLEQAAFRGCEKLKTVTLPATITELNDVFNGCKELETVTMPANSKLKTIRPNVFTTNKKLKTFKFEGNCDLETIEENAFANAESLESFNMPKSVTNIKRNAFSGCTNMKTATFDKDAVIQKIGSGAFADCGLESLDIPKNVKEIEKEAFRNCGALEKIKIEKYTTKIHPEAFKYCDKLTEINVDKENTVYSSVDGYLLSQDKEELIIFPPGKANDKFTLLPPSIKKIGDYSFLDCRKLKNVIIPNKVESIGKRAFGLCKNLSLITFLCDKVIPAANINTNQNEMSFDDGRDAPDMFKHITIHVRKDLYDNYKAIPFYKKFKGGIIEQSFFVGNEEYIPVSETVADLLKTTSTDHTFVLPTSVTHPVNGKRYHVNLIGDYAFQNTTAAVKEVVVKKNIEYIGAQAFVTNITDNTSTVKNVFFIESNPTKKMLSTTRFELDDTKKNYSEFASTTHIYVKKSALSKYQSEWKKEVYDLDTHGYQPSLFNFIDQIDYKIPGVTISKKYGTFAREFDTDFGVYYAEKHTHDIGAFVAKNSDVKQGPGDYGTSNYHVSMTSVDVNGGVKGKYGYVPANTGVLLKVLKEVSTPTDFYYAIGEEDNVERTVTNNIMTGITVNPQKVDYTASGDPMYVMQGGLFQKVTQTIPTFPIHKAYAKISSVPAGAKISFSFWDDNSATGITAIETEKEADKVYYNLNGQRVEKPQRGVYIQGGRKIIIK, encoded by the coding sequence ATGAGAAAAACAAAACTGCTATTTATGGTATTGCTCTTGACAGCAATACCTAATTTCCTTTGGGCATACACAAAGGATCAGATAGTTTCGTTTGACAACGAACAAACGCACTATCAGGTGATTCAGCCAGATGGAAATGGCGTACAGCCTACATTAAGATTCTTATCAACCAAAAAAGCGGGTCCATTGGTTATCCCTGAAAAAATAGGTGACAATAAGGGCGTAACTTTCACCGTTGTTGCAGTAGGGTCACAGGGAGGCTATACCAGTAAAGATGTAACCTCTGTAACACTTCCGAATACCATAAAAGACTTAGGAATTAACTGCTTCAGTGGGGCAACAAATCTAGAGAGTATAAACATTCCGGCAAGTGTAGAGACAATAAACCCCCTTGCATTCGGAGATTTGAGAACAGTCCCTGTCTTCGAGGTTGCTGACGGGAATCAACACTTTACGTCTGATAACAACGGTGTTCTTTATTCAAGAGACAAGAAAACCCTTTGGAACGTTCCTACAGCTATTGCAACGAAGGTTAACAGTGACACTTACAACGTTGATCAGAATGTGACGAAGATTAACCGTGGTGCATTCCCGGCTCATGCAGAACTCAAGAAAATTGTATTGCCGGCAGGGCTGCAGGAGGTTGAGCAGGTTTATCCTCCTATCGCTACAACCAATACTTTGACGGAATTTGAAATTTCATCAAATAACCCAACATTCAAGGTTGATGGTGGCGTACTTTTTAACAAAACTAAGAAAGAATTGGTCTGCTACCCAAGAGCAAAAACAACGGTTGATTACAAAGTTCCCAATGAAATTACAAGTATTGGTCAGTATGGTATCATGAATACTGATAACATCATCTCACTTGACTTGAACAAAGTTGAGAAAACGACCAGTAACTCCGTCTATGGTGCCAGAAATCTTCAAACAATCACCATTCCTGCAGGATTGAAAAAGGATGGTTTGAAGGAAGGTGCTTTTGTTGCATGTGATAAGATTAATGAATACAAGGTAGCTAATGATAATCCTGACTTTATTGCTGTTGATGGAGTAGTCTACAGCAAAATCAAAGACAAGCTTTTCTTCTACCCTCCCAGCAAGACTGGGGCCAGCTACGCTATTCCGGAAACCGTCAAGGAAATTGCCGCACAGTCCTTCCAGGCAGCCAGCAACTTAACATCCATCACTATCCCTAAAACTGTAGAGAAGGTTGGTAAAGCTGCATTCCGTAACATGTCAAATATTGAGACTGTTACATTTGAAAAGCCTTCTTCTACGACAACACTGGAGCAAGCAGCTTTCAGGGGTTGCGAAAAACTGAAGACGGTGACGCTGCCTGCGACAATCACTGAGCTTAACGACGTGTTTAATGGGTGTAAGGAATTAGAGACAGTCACCATGCCTGCTAACTCTAAGCTGAAGACTATCAGACCCAATGTATTCACAACGAACAAGAAGTTGAAGACCTTTAAGTTTGAAGGTAACTGCGATTTGGAAACCATTGAAGAAAATGCCTTTGCCAATGCAGAGAGCCTCGAGTCATTCAACATGCCCAAATCTGTAACAAATATCAAGCGTAATGCTTTCAGCGGATGTACGAATATGAAGACTGCAACATTCGATAAGGATGCTGTGATTCAAAAAATTGGCTCTGGGGCTTTTGCCGACTGTGGCTTGGAAAGTCTCGATATACCTAAGAACGTGAAGGAAATTGAGAAAGAAGCATTCCGTAATTGTGGGGCTCTTGAGAAAATTAAGATAGAAAAGTACACAACCAAGATTCATCCTGAGGCGTTTAAGTATTGCGATAAACTGACAGAGATTAATGTGGATAAGGAAAATACTGTGTACTCAAGCGTTGACGGTTACTTGCTTTCGCAGGATAAGGAAGAGCTCATTATCTTCCCTCCCGGAAAGGCAAATGACAAGTTTACTTTGCTTCCTCCTTCTATTAAGAAGATTGGTGATTACTCTTTCCTCGATTGTCGAAAACTTAAGAATGTTATTATCCCTAATAAGGTAGAAAGTATTGGTAAGCGTGCATTCGGTTTGTGCAAGAACCTGAGTTTGATCACATTCCTCTGTGATAAGGTGATTCCTGCTGCGAATATCAATACAAATCAAAATGAGATGTCGTTTGATGATGGTCGAGATGCCCCTGATATGTTTAAGCACATCACCATCCATGTTCGCAAGGATCTTTATGATAATTATAAGGCCATACCTTTCTACAAGAAATTTAAAGGAGGAATTATCGAGCAATCGTTCTTTGTAGGTAATGAAGAGTATATTCCTGTTTCTGAGACAGTTGCAGATTTGCTTAAAACAACCTCCACAGACCATACTTTTGTATTACCTACAAGTGTTACTCATCCTGTAAATGGTAAGAGATATCATGTAAACCTGATTGGTGACTACGCATTCCAAAATACAACTGCTGCAGTGAAGGAAGTGGTAGTGAAAAAGAATATCGAGTACATTGGTGCTCAAGCTTTCGTTACCAATATTACAGATAATACGAGTACAGTGAAGAATGTGTTCTTCATTGAGAGCAACCCTACCAAGAAGATGTTGAGTACAACTCGATTTGAGTTGGATGATACTAAAAAGAATTATAGTGAGTTTGCTTCTACAACTCATATATATGTAAAGAAGTCTGCACTTAGTAAATACCAGAGCGAATGGAAAAAGGAGGTATATGATCTTGATACCCATGGTTACCAGCCGAGTCTGTTCAATTTCATCGACCAGATTGACTATAAGATTCCGGGTGTAACGATCAGCAAGAAGTACGGCACATTCGCACGTGAGTTTGATACCGACTTCGGTGTTTATTATGCAGAGAAGCATACGCATGACATCGGTGCTTTCGTTGCCAAGAACAGCGACGTGAAGCAGGGTCCCGGCGACTACGGTACATCAAACTACCACGTAAGCATGACGAGTGTTGACGTGAACGGTGGCGTAAAGGGCAAGTACGGCTATGTACCAGCCAATACAGGTGTGCTGTTGAAGGTGCTCAAAGAGGTTTCTACCCCGACAGACTTCTATTATGCTATCGGTGAGGAGGACAACGTGGAGCGCACGGTTACCAACAACATCATGACGGGTATCACGGTCAACCCGCAGAAGGTTGATTATACAGCGTCAGGTGATCCTATGTACGTGATGCAGGGCGGCCTCTTCCAGAAAGTAACGCAGACCATTCCGACCTTCCCGATCCACAAGGCTTATGCCAAGATTAGCAGTGTGCCGGCAGGTGCCAAGATTTCCTTCTCGTTCTGGGACGACAACTCGGCAACAGGTATCACAGCGATTGAGACAGAGAAAGAGGCAGACAAGGTCTACTACAATCTCAACGGCCAGCGTGTAGAGAAGCCACAGCGTGGTGTCTACATCCAGGGCGGACGCAAGATAATTATCAAATAA
- the tnpC gene encoding IS66 family transposase produces MNTSNNKTASNYHFLTREDFINLLEQKDMELKSKDVELKSKNVELKQKDAEVKVKDVELKQKDAELKQKDEELKQKDAELARKSQRILELERMVFGRRSEKRLPESPNGWAGSFFDKDWAKEGKQLSGEIPTIIKEVEKQAKQRREASRNARSTRKGKPYASYVPNDIERVVTEIYPDGYDENRMVIIGHDKTEHLCLRPSSFYVKVEDRIVCRLKDAKPTDAKIDILEAPLQKQAVDCFADASLLAEIITGKFVYHLPEYRQSTRWKEHGINIPTSTINSWVHSTANALYPLYKLQAKLILQSPYLQVDETSVQVADRKGKTRKGYLWGVRDALHCRGVFFHWKEGSRSGAVPDELFKGYHGAIQSDGYEAYSRFENVQGIELLGCMTHVRRKFEHLSTNDKNAAHIVKMIAVLYELEANLKHSNASYEEIQAERKSKAYPILRTLEAYMKEVHKEYLPGEAMEKALRYAFSVWIRISRYVQDGHFNIDNNLMEQAIRPITLGRKNYLFCGNNEGAENNAIFYTFMACCREAKIEPNMWLRQVLAKPLLDMEDEELVKLLPINCK; encoded by the coding sequence ATGAATACATCCAACAATAAGACTGCGTCTAACTATCATTTTTTAACTCGAGAAGATTTTATAAATCTCCTTGAGCAGAAAGATATGGAGCTTAAAAGTAAGGATGTAGAACTTAAGAGCAAGAATGTTGAACTTAAGCAAAAAGATGCAGAGGTCAAGGTTAAGGATGTTGAACTTAAGCAAAAGGATGCAGAACTTAAGCAAAAGGACGAAGAGCTTAAGCAAAAGGATGCAGAGTTAGCAAGAAAATCTCAACGTATTCTTGAACTTGAGCGTATGGTATTCGGTAGACGTAGCGAAAAGCGTTTACCTGAGAGTCCCAACGGCTGGGCAGGTTCGTTCTTTGATAAAGATTGGGCAAAAGAAGGTAAACAACTTTCGGGGGAAATACCAACTATCATCAAGGAAGTAGAGAAGCAAGCTAAGCAGCGCAGGGAAGCAAGCCGCAACGCTCGTTCTACGAGAAAAGGCAAGCCATATGCCTCTTATGTTCCTAATGATATAGAGCGTGTGGTTACTGAGATTTATCCAGACGGTTATGATGAAAACCGTATGGTTATCATCGGTCACGATAAGACAGAACACTTGTGCTTACGTCCCTCAAGCTTTTATGTTAAGGTTGAAGACCGCATCGTCTGCCGTTTGAAAGATGCAAAACCCACGGATGCAAAGATTGACATACTGGAAGCTCCTTTACAGAAGCAAGCTGTGGATTGTTTTGCCGATGCCTCTCTGCTGGCTGAGATTATCACAGGAAAGTTTGTCTATCATTTGCCAGAGTATAGACAAAGCACCAGATGGAAAGAGCATGGCATCAACATCCCAACCTCTACCATAAACAGCTGGGTTCACAGCACTGCTAACGCTTTATATCCTCTATATAAACTCCAAGCGAAGTTGATTTTACAGAGTCCCTACTTACAAGTTGATGAGACAAGCGTACAAGTTGCCGACCGTAAGGGTAAGACTCGCAAGGGTTATCTGTGGGGAGTAAGAGATGCACTGCACTGCCGAGGGGTCTTCTTTCATTGGAAGGAAGGTTCACGATCGGGAGCTGTACCCGACGAACTCTTCAAAGGCTATCATGGTGCTATACAATCCGATGGGTATGAAGCTTACAGCAGATTTGAAAACGTTCAAGGCATAGAGCTCTTGGGATGTATGACACATGTCCGGCGAAAGTTCGAGCATTTATCGACAAATGATAAGAATGCTGCCCATATCGTTAAGATGATCGCCGTACTCTACGAGTTAGAAGCAAACTTAAAACACAGTAACGCCAGCTACGAAGAGATTCAGGCTGAAAGAAAATCCAAAGCATATCCTATATTAAGGACTCTTGAAGCATATATGAAGGAGGTACACAAGGAGTATCTCCCTGGCGAAGCTATGGAGAAAGCTCTGCGTTATGCCTTCTCCGTATGGATACGCATCAGCCGATACGTACAAGATGGGCATTTCAATATAGATAACAATCTTATGGAGCAAGCCATCAGACCCATTACGTTAGGAAGGAAGAACTATCTTTTCTGTGGCAACAACGAAGGAGCTGAAAACAATGCCATCTTCTATACGTTCATGGCATGTTGTAGGGAAGCAAAGATAGAACCTAACATGTGGTTAAGGCAGGTATTAGCAAAACCCTTGCTGGACATGGAGGATGAGGAATTGGTTAAACTGCTACCCATAAACTGTAAATAG
- a CDS encoding porin family protein — translation MNVTSKIGILATLLFVNANLFAQETPFKLGVRLGGGMSVNTGMDKILVPEDYYSNYSFKDKWQFTPTVGVFAQYHVDGSIIGVEGGFSYWQKASQLVYNDNKELNYKVTPRYNYIGVSALLKIYPWHKGFNISIGGRAGANLNGKGISYESNQEDSKFANYHFATVAETERLMKEKLTGQPDIAVGGGFGYEIGNHWAIDLRYFHGLNSTIKTERNDYNWAEHSTHGQNIELSISYLFKL, via the coding sequence ATGAATGTAACTTCTAAAATTGGTATTCTAGCCACCTTGTTATTTGTAAATGCTAATCTTTTTGCACAGGAAACACCATTTAAATTAGGTGTCCGTTTGGGTGGCGGCATGTCTGTCAACACAGGAATGGATAAAATCCTTGTTCCTGAAGACTATTATTCCAATTACAGTTTCAAAGACAAGTGGCAGTTTACGCCAACAGTTGGTGTATTTGCTCAGTATCATGTCGATGGTTCCATCATAGGTGTTGAAGGTGGATTTAGCTATTGGCAGAAGGCATCACAGCTTGTCTATAATGATAATAAGGAGTTAAACTATAAGGTTACACCTCGTTATAATTACATTGGCGTATCTGCTCTGCTGAAGATCTATCCTTGGCACAAAGGCTTTAATATCTCAATTGGAGGACGTGCGGGAGCCAATCTTAATGGTAAGGGCATATCTTACGAGAGTAATCAAGAAGACAGTAAGTTTGCAAACTATCATTTTGCCACTGTCGCAGAGACGGAACGTCTGATGAAGGAGAAACTGACGGGACAGCCAGATATTGCCGTTGGCGGTGGCTTTGGATATGAAATAGGCAACCACTGGGCTATAGACTTACGTTACTTCCACGGATTGAACTCTACCATTAAGACAGAACGTAATGACTATAACTGGGCAGAACATTCAACCCATGGACAGAACATAGAGCTTAGTATCAGCTATCTTTTTAAACTTTAA
- a CDS encoding DUF4099 domain-containing protein — MESNSNDNYVLVLEDRTEVKDEKEAGKLSVVSDIDDKGNLKTAEPIVANQAAFLKFNNRDGLLKNFMTNFLKQFNNPTRFGLYKVLADNVEQGVDNLRTMLQTREKPESKQQLEEMGVPFGDYLPQQKNATTIDPEKVDWKMLDNLGLSRERLEQSGELEKMLSWQKSNLVAIAIPMGDTTIYTDARLAFRTDENGNIGLAVHPLRKEPQLDFPYMDYKFSPEEKEALLTTGNLGKTIEVTPKTGEPFSAYVSNDPQTNEIITLRADRVNIPKEIKGVTLSNAQYKDLVEGKAVKVEGMTAKSGKSFDAVLQVNAEKKGIEFIFDNNRGFKERQQQTQQQGVPHKLCGLELSEKQREALDSGRTLYLKNMVDKQGQPFNAYVRMDKEQNRPRFYKWNPDKKQETSKEKVVAVSEEHKTQVAVNNHGKTNEATKHVNEPLKAGQTQPTAAQQQKQDENKQKKSRGRKM; from the coding sequence ATGGAATCAAACAGCAATGACAACTATGTACTGGTCTTGGAAGACCGCACAGAAGTAAAAGACGAAAAGGAAGCGGGTAAACTTTCTGTTGTATCGGATATTGACGACAAGGGAAACCTCAAAACTGCCGAACCCATCGTTGCCAATCAAGCAGCGTTCTTGAAGTTCAACAACAGGGATGGACTTCTCAAAAACTTCATGACCAACTTCCTCAAACAGTTCAATAACCCGACTCGCTTCGGGCTGTACAAGGTCTTGGCGGACAATGTGGAACAAGGCGTGGACAATCTCCGTACCATGCTCCAAACCCGAGAAAAACCCGAAAGCAAACAGCAACTGGAAGAGATGGGCGTTCCCTTTGGGGACTATCTGCCCCAGCAAAAGAATGCCACCACTATCGACCCCGAAAAGGTAGATTGGAAGATGCTTGACAATCTCGGTCTTTCCCGTGAGCGATTGGAGCAAAGCGGAGAGTTAGAAAAGATGCTCTCCTGGCAGAAAAGCAACCTCGTTGCCATCGCTATCCCTATGGGCGATACCACCATCTATACCGATGCCCGTCTGGCATTCCGTACCGATGAAAATGGCAACATTGGTTTGGCAGTTCATCCACTCCGCAAAGAGCCACAGCTTGACTTTCCCTATATGGACTACAAGTTCTCTCCCGAAGAAAAGGAGGCACTTCTCACTACGGGCAATCTCGGTAAAACCATCGAAGTGACACCCAAGACTGGCGAACCATTCTCTGCATACGTATCTAACGATCCGCAGACCAACGAAATTATAACCCTGCGTGCTGACCGTGTGAACATTCCCAAGGAAATCAAAGGTGTTACCCTTTCCAATGCCCAGTATAAAGACCTTGTGGAAGGTAAGGCTGTGAAAGTGGAAGGCATGACCGCCAAAAGTGGCAAGTCCTTCGATGCTGTATTGCAGGTCAATGCAGAGAAGAAAGGCATTGAATTTATCTTCGACAACAACCGTGGATTTAAGGAACGGCAGCAGCAAACACAGCAGCAAGGCGTACCGCATAAGCTCTGCGGTTTGGAATTGTCAGAAAAACAGCGTGAAGCCTTGGATAGCGGTCGCACACTATATTTAAAGAATATGGTGGATAAACAGGGACAACCATTCAACGCATACGTTCGTATGGACAAGGAGCAAAACCGCCCACGTTTTTACAAGTGGAATCCCGACAAGAAGCAGGAAACCAGCAAGGAAAAGGTCGTAGCAGTTTCCGAAGAACACAAGACACAGGTAGCCGTAAACAACCATGGTAAGACCAACGAAGCTACCAAGCATGTGAACGAACCGCTAAAGGCCGGGCAAACACAGCCCACTGCAGCCCAACAGCAGAAGCAGGACGAGAACAAACAGAAGAAGTCCCGTGGGCGTAAGATGTAA
- a CDS encoding transposase has translation MLITNLISRYMKLCKAAFSAKDGAKLNKSIQTNVMEMLFLLMVIPRKCNFTQMGRYGKRGEQCYRQTAERSVNWLEMNMWLSAFAFKQGKGRNAIVIDPSFIKKAGKHTPYVGTFWSGCAGAVKHGLEILGIGVIDVELHECMMLKAVQTTLEKGEEKKEMSLYDWYAKVLEDDKVTLQRICKVLVTDSAFSKRPFIDKVMKMGFHVVSRLRHDAALFYTWDGEPTGKPGRPRIKGDKIDVRNIDISKGNELDLGETKGTAYALKAWCKSLHRVVSLVIHELPNGVRRLYFSTDESMSGRDVMEYYTTRFQEEFCFRDAKQFLGLTDCQARDKRKLEFAFNSSFTALNVAKIMCKELGTSIGRLKAKMINAYYAQRIIDVFEKSPNTPLNKERINDIFSFAADAA, from the coding sequence ATGCTGATAACCAACTTGATTAGCCGATATATGAAGCTCTGCAAAGCAGCATTTAGTGCTAAAGATGGAGCAAAGTTAAACAAAAGTATTCAAACAAACGTCATGGAAATGCTTTTTCTTTTGATGGTCATCCCAAGGAAATGTAATTTCACGCAGATGGGACGCTATGGAAAGCGTGGCGAGCAATGCTATCGGCAGACGGCAGAGCGCAGCGTGAACTGGCTCGAAATGAATATGTGGCTGAGTGCTTTCGCCTTCAAGCAGGGTAAGGGTCGCAATGCCATCGTTATTGATCCAAGCTTCATTAAGAAGGCTGGGAAGCATACCCCATACGTGGGTACGTTTTGGTCGGGCTGTGCAGGTGCTGTAAAGCATGGACTTGAGATCCTCGGTATCGGGGTGATAGATGTAGAGCTGCATGAGTGTATGATGCTCAAGGCGGTGCAGACCACATTGGAAAAAGGCGAGGAGAAAAAAGAGATGAGCCTATACGACTGGTATGCCAAAGTATTGGAGGACGACAAGGTAACCTTACAGCGTATTTGCAAGGTTCTTGTCACCGACTCAGCCTTCTCCAAAAGACCTTTTATCGACAAGGTAATGAAGATGGGATTCCATGTTGTGAGCCGCTTGCGTCATGATGCTGCCTTGTTCTACACATGGGATGGGGAACCCACAGGAAAGCCCGGTCGTCCTCGTATCAAAGGTGATAAGATTGACGTAAGGAACATCGACATATCCAAAGGCAATGAGCTTGATTTAGGAGAGACCAAAGGTACAGCCTATGCGCTCAAGGCATGGTGCAAATCCTTGCATAGGGTCGTGTCGCTTGTCATCCACGAGTTGCCCAACGGTGTCCGCCGTCTGTACTTCTCTACGGATGAGAGCATGAGTGGACGCGATGTGATGGAGTACTATACCACACGTTTCCAAGAGGAGTTTTGCTTTCGCGACGCAAAGCAATTCCTCGGTCTTACAGATTGTCAGGCACGCGACAAGAGAAAACTTGAGTTTGCTTTCAACTCTTCATTCACAGCACTTAATGTGGCGAAAATTATGTGCAAGGAACTTGGTACGTCCATCGGTCGCCTTAAAGCGAAGATGATTAATGCCTATTACGCGCAACGAATTATTGACGTGTTCGAGAAAAGCCCGAACACGCCATTAAATAAAGAAAGGATAAATGATATATTTAGTTTCGCTGCTGATGCAGCATAA
- a CDS encoding IS982 family transposase — MGKSFANCENLTDYCTKDKITEIFCIADDFCKEFESEIDKIGFPNDSKCKHCRCKWRMSKSEIITIMICFHFNSYRNFQHYYMFFVKEHLADMFPHQLSYNRFLELEARVSVEMMMFLQICCFGRCTGISFIDSTCIPVCHNKRIYRNRVFKDYATRGKSTMGWYFGFKLHLICNERGEILNFMLTKANVDDRDEDVFNRLTDNVFGKLFADKGYISKGLFEKLFNDGINLVTGIRSNMKNKLIPLYDRLLLRKRSVIETINDELKNVAQLVHSRHRSVLNFAMNVLSAIAAYSFFEKKPEINLDFCIEQHSGQLSLF; from the coding sequence TTGGGTAAAAGCTTCGCAAACTGCGAAAATTTAACGGACTATTGTACCAAAGACAAAATTACCGAAATCTTTTGTATTGCAGATGACTTTTGCAAAGAATTTGAGTCAGAAATTGATAAAATAGGGTTTCCCAATGATTCCAAGTGTAAGCATTGCCGCTGTAAATGGCGTATGAGCAAGTCAGAAATTATAACCATAATGATCTGTTTTCATTTTAATTCTTATCGTAACTTTCAACATTATTATATGTTCTTTGTAAAGGAGCATCTTGCAGATATGTTTCCTCATCAGTTATCCTATAATCGTTTTTTGGAGCTTGAAGCTAGAGTATCGGTAGAAATGATGATGTTCTTGCAAATATGTTGTTTTGGCAGATGTACTGGTATTAGCTTTATTGACTCTACCTGTATCCCAGTCTGCCATAATAAACGTATTTACCGCAATAGGGTTTTTAAGGATTATGCTACCAGAGGCAAAAGCACAATGGGTTGGTATTTTGGATTTAAACTGCACCTTATATGTAATGAACGGGGGGAAATTCTCAACTTTATGCTTACCAAAGCCAATGTAGACGATAGAGATGAAGATGTCTTTAATAGACTGACTGACAATGTGTTCGGAAAGTTATTTGCCGATAAAGGATACATCTCTAAGGGACTATTTGAAAAATTATTCAATGATGGGATTAACTTGGTAACAGGTATAAGAAGTAATATGAAAAACAAGTTAATCCCATTATATGATAGACTGCTTTTAAGAAAAAGATCTGTAATTGAAACCATCAATGACGAACTGAAGAATGTAGCTCAATTGGTCCACTCTAGACATAGAAGTGTCCTTAATTTTGCTATGAATGTATTATCAGCAATAGCTGCATATAGCTTCTTTGAAAAGAAACCTGAAATCAATTTAGATTTCTGCATAGAACAACACAGCGGTCAACTTTCTTTGTTCTAA
- the tnpB gene encoding IS66 family insertion sequence element accessory protein TnpB (TnpB, as the term is used for proteins encoded by IS66 family insertion elements, is considered an accessory protein, since TnpC, encoded by a neighboring gene, is a DDE family transposase.): MFALNETNVYRVCCSPVDMRQGMLRLCQFVRGNDFNPSDGCVYVFYNRSRNRIKLLHWERCGFVVYHKQMAQGCLSGKIMQQTKGFYELRWDELVLYIEGINPHCYRRKRYNKP; encoded by the coding sequence ATGTTTGCACTGAATGAAACAAATGTTTATCGGGTTTGTTGTTCTCCTGTGGATATGCGCCAGGGGATGCTTCGATTATGTCAATTCGTACGTGGTAACGATTTTAACCCGTCTGATGGTTGTGTCTATGTGTTTTATAATCGTTCTCGCAATCGTATCAAGCTGCTTCATTGGGAACGATGTGGTTTTGTCGTATACCACAAGCAGATGGCACAGGGTTGTTTAAGTGGTAAAATCATGCAGCAAACCAAGGGATTTTATGAACTTCGATGGGATGAATTGGTCCTTTATATAGAAGGTATAAATCCTCATTGTTATCGAAGAAAACGTTACAATAAACCTTAG